One Formosa agariphila KMM 3901 genomic window, AACAAGCCATTATTTACTCCCCAAGCTAAGGCAAATGTGTAGAACCCACTACCACTTACTTCTCCATGATCATAGGTTTCTGGACTTAATAAACTAGTTCGCCATAAACCATCTTTAGGTTGAAGTTCTAAAATTCTTGAAGCCATATCCTTAAATAAATTTTCATAAAACGTGCGGTGTTTATAATCATTAGGCATATCATCTAACAAAAGTGCTAAACCACCTAAAACCCAACCATTTCCCCTAGACCAAAATATTTTTTTATCATTTGGTTCTTTTAAATCTTTTTCTGTTCCCTTCCAAACAAAACGCATATCTCTTGCAAACAAACGTTCTTCTTTATCGTATAACTGATTATAAGTTTCCATGTAATACTTATGCATTTCATCTCGATACTTAGGCTGGTTTGTATGCTTAGCATATAGATTTAATACAGGAGGAGCCATAAATAAGGCATCGCACCACCACCATAAAATGGTTTTTCCAGAGGCACTTTTATCTGTTCCGGCCTTCCATTCATCATCCTCGTGTAAGTGAGCATCTAAAAACTTTTTAGTCGGCTCTAAGTTTACAAAGCCAGGACGTTTATCGTTCATACCAATATAAATATAGCTATACGATATTGCCACATCATCGGCGTGATGTAATCTAGAATAGGTTTGCCAATTATTCCAATACGCTTGGTTTTTTAAGGCGGCCATATACATCATATCCTGAGTGGTCTTATGAGCTCTTGATACACCTATGTAATAAGCTCCCTCTGTCCAATCTGTTGGCGCTAAAGCGAAAATAGGGTGTGCCTCTTGCCATTCTAAAGCCTTAATCATTTTAGCTTCAATTTCTGAATGGTTTAGCCCTTTTTGAGCATATAATTTCAATGACATCGCGCTACCAACTAACACACATAAAGTCAATATTTTTAATGCTTGGTTTTTCATATTAGTTTATTTTTTTAATTGAAATGAAGTTTTTTTATAATCTA contains:
- a CDS encoding glycoside hydrolase family 88/105 protein, with the translated sequence MKNQALKILTLCVLVGSAMSLKLYAQKGLNHSEIEAKMIKALEWQEAHPIFALAPTDWTEGAYYIGVSRAHKTTQDMMYMAALKNQAYWNNWQTYSRLHHADDVAISYSYIYIGMNDKRPGFVNLEPTKKFLDAHLHEDDEWKAGTDKSASGKTILWWWCDALFMAPPVLNLYAKHTNQPKYRDEMHKYYMETYNQLYDKEERLFARDMRFVWKGTEKDLKEPNDKKIFWSRGNGWVLGGLALLLDDMPNDYKHRTFYENLFKDMASRILELQPKDGLWRTSLLSPETYDHGEVSGSGFYTFALAWGVNNGLLDRNKYEPAVKKAWKALADCQHEDGRVGWVQNIGASPEPASADSWQNFGTGAFLMAGSEVLKLEE